From Borrelia hispanica CRI, the proteins below share one genomic window:
- a CDS encoding BlyA family holin: MNDIDTNNLIQLLLDIDGTKLLIISGLILGTVLLLKPVLKDILHILTDKFKNKNKQNNNDNNDGGQI, from the coding sequence ATGAATGACATTGACACAAATAATTTAATACAACTTTTACTTGATATTGATGGTACTAAGTTATTAATTATTTCTGGTTTAATTTTGGGTACTGTACTCTTACTTAAACCTGTGCTTAAAGATATATTACATATCTTAACAGACAAATTTAAAAACAAAAATAAACAAAATAATAATGATAATAATGATGGGGGTCAGATATGA